Proteins encoded together in one Thermoanaerobaculia bacterium window:
- a CDS encoding tetratricopeptide repeat protein: protein MAARRDVALATAEKLLAKGKYDAALKEYLRLLEENSNDILVLNKVGDIYVLLNRPMDSLPHFTRIAEHYARDGFFLKSIAIYKKINKIDPSKLEIYDYLADLYHKQGLVPEARAQYQILADHHLKQNQLRDAIAVYRKMAAVDPNDIKIPVRLADLLTTAGEPEQALMQYALIGSMLVKRGAIDEAVAVYQKALKIRPGDRKVLNDLVRSMLDGGNAEAAVLLLRSQPRDADTMMLLAEALAAARNLEEARQAAEAAIAFDHGHEPARQFVAKLLAGQHDFEGAFEALRPLVDRAIREGAVRKAIGMLLPLATPPFPAVQLKLLELYQIGGDRPKIVETLFGLARRAWDAGDRAEAAGWYRKILDVEPESAEARSRAGSAAAAPEPAAEEPRELVVEFDESLLYDAPSPAPAPAPPDPAEVAEPSPTPAVPAAPPPAPPLAVPSPPVENTAVRRMRAEESEWKDSVTEAEVFAKYGLVEKAAEKYRGMLRRRPRELAARRRFVELLGELKSPALAAEAAALIEALRESGQELEAEAARARYVPARPSPSAPEAPAEAPATRAPAAAAAIELDDLAPAAPAPAAAPPAGPEPPPAPRAATPVDMEFAFDAGLGRALDDEMAKFQQAQPEPAPAPPAFDEMSLFS from the coding sequence ATGGCGGCGCGCCGCGACGTCGCCCTCGCGACCGCCGAAAAGCTCCTCGCCAAGGGGAAGTACGACGCGGCGCTCAAGGAGTACCTGCGGCTCCTCGAGGAGAACTCCAACGACATCCTCGTCCTGAACAAGGTGGGCGACATCTACGTGCTTCTCAACCGGCCGATGGATTCGCTGCCGCACTTCACCCGGATCGCCGAGCATTACGCGCGCGACGGCTTCTTCCTGAAGTCGATCGCGATCTACAAGAAGATCAACAAGATCGATCCGTCGAAGCTCGAGATCTACGACTACCTCGCGGACCTGTACCACAAACAGGGGCTCGTTCCCGAGGCGCGAGCGCAGTACCAGATCCTCGCCGACCATCATCTCAAGCAGAACCAGCTCCGGGACGCGATCGCCGTCTACCGCAAGATGGCGGCCGTCGACCCCAACGACATCAAGATCCCCGTCCGCCTCGCGGACCTCCTGACCACGGCGGGAGAGCCGGAGCAGGCGCTGATGCAGTACGCCCTGATCGGCTCGATGCTCGTCAAGCGCGGAGCGATCGACGAGGCGGTCGCCGTCTACCAGAAGGCGCTGAAGATCCGGCCCGGCGACCGGAAGGTCTTGAACGACCTCGTCCGCTCGATGCTGGACGGGGGCAACGCGGAGGCCGCCGTGCTCCTCCTGCGCTCGCAGCCTCGAGACGCCGACACGATGATGCTGCTCGCCGAGGCGCTCGCCGCGGCGCGTAATCTCGAGGAAGCGCGCCAGGCGGCGGAGGCGGCGATCGCGTTCGACCACGGCCACGAGCCGGCGCGGCAATTCGTCGCGAAGCTCCTCGCCGGCCAGCACGACTTCGAAGGGGCGTTCGAGGCGCTCCGCCCGCTCGTCGACCGCGCGATTCGGGAGGGCGCGGTGAGGAAGGCGATCGGCATGCTGCTGCCGCTCGCGACACCTCCCTTCCCGGCCGTGCAGCTGAAGCTCCTCGAGCTCTACCAGATCGGCGGCGACCGTCCGAAGATCGTCGAGACGCTCTTCGGCCTGGCGCGCCGCGCGTGGGACGCCGGAGACCGCGCCGAGGCCGCCGGCTGGTATCGGAAGATCCTCGACGTCGAGCCGGAGAGCGCCGAGGCGCGGAGCCGCGCCGGGAGCGCGGCCGCGGCGCCCGAGCCCGCGGCGGAGGAGCCGCGGGAGCTCGTCGTCGAGTTCGACGAATCGCTCCTGTACGACGCGCCCTCGCCGGCTCCCGCGCCGGCGCCTCCCGATCCGGCGGAGGTCGCCGAGCCGTCGCCGACTCCGGCCGTCCCCGCGGCGCCTCCTCCCGCACCGCCCCTGGCCGTGCCGTCCCCGCCCGTCGAGAACACGGCGGTGAGGCGGATGCGCGCCGAGGAGTCGGAGTGGAAGGACTCCGTCACGGAAGCGGAGGTCTTCGCCAAGTACGGCCTCGTCGAGAAGGCGGCCGAGAAGTACCGTGGCATGCTCCGCCGCCGGCCGCGCGAGCTCGCGGCGCGGCGCCGATTCGTCGAGCTCCTCGGCGAGCTCAAGTCGCCGGCGCTCGCGGCCGAGGCCGCCGCGCTGATCGAAGCGCTCCGCGAGTCCGGTCAGGAGCTCGAAGCGGAGGCCGCGCGCGCGCGGTATGTCCCGGCCCGTCCGTCGCCTTCCGCGCCGGAGGCGCCCGCGGAGGCTCCGGCGACCCGCGCGCCGGCCGCCGCGGCGGCGATCGAGCTCGACGATCTCGCCCCCGCCGCGCCGGCTCCCGCGGCCGCGCCGCCCGCCGGCCCGGAGCCGCCGCCCGCCCCGCGGGCGGCCACGCCCGTCGACATGGAGTTCGCGTTCGACGCCGGCCTCGGCCGCGCACTCGACGACGAGATGGCGAAATTCCAGCAGGCGCAGCCGGAGCCGGCTCCGGCGCCGCCCGCCTTCGACGAGATGTCCCTCTTCTCCG
- a CDS encoding ribonuclease HII yields the protein MRKSARIDARRAARDKWTAALLWELGRLSSLSAPENQLFRRGYRLIAGTDEVGRGCLAGPVVAAAVILPPGFSWPGIDDSKKLEAGEREAVADVVRRRAVASAVAVVSVREIDETDIRLSSLEAMKQALSALEPAPEVVLTDAFLVPGWRGRQIPIVHGDALSISIAAASILAKVHRDGLMDELARRYPAYAFERHKGYAVAEHREILARIGPCPEHRLSFHGVIPDGEIV from the coding sequence TTGAGGAAAAGCGCACGGATTGATGCTCGCCGGGCCGCCCGCGACAAGTGGACGGCGGCGCTGCTGTGGGAGCTGGGACGGCTCTCCTCCCTCTCCGCTCCGGAAAACCAGCTCTTCCGGCGGGGTTACCGCCTGATCGCCGGAACCGATGAGGTGGGGCGCGGCTGCCTCGCCGGCCCGGTCGTCGCGGCGGCGGTGATCCTCCCGCCGGGATTCTCCTGGCCGGGGATCGACGACTCGAAGAAACTCGAAGCCGGCGAGCGTGAGGCCGTCGCCGACGTCGTGCGCCGCCGAGCGGTCGCGAGCGCGGTCGCCGTCGTGTCGGTCCGCGAGATCGACGAGACCGACATCCGGCTCTCGTCGCTCGAGGCGATGAAGCAAGCGCTCTCGGCGCTCGAGCCGGCGCCCGAGGTCGTCTTGACCGACGCTTTCCTCGTGCCGGGTTGGCGCGGCCGGCAGATCCCGATCGTCCACGGCGACGCCCTGTCGATCTCGATCGCGGCCGCTTCGATCCTCGCCAAGGTTCACCGCGACGGGCTCATGGACGAGCTCGCGCGCCGCTATCCGGCGTACGCGTTCGAGCGCCACAAGGGATACGCGGTGGCGGAGCACCGCGAGATCCTCGCGCGGATCGGCCCCTGTCCCGAGCATCGCCTGTCGTTCCACGGCGTGATTCCGGACGGGGAGATCGTCTGA
- the rplS gene encoding 50S ribosomal protein L19: MTDVLREAEKFSLRSDRPVFAPGDSVRVHVKVREGEKERIQVFAGVVIARRGGGSRETFTVRKISGGVGVERVFPLHSPMIERVDVDRRGDVRRAKLYYLRELKGKAARIEEKRTD, encoded by the coding sequence ATGACAGACGTTCTGCGCGAAGCAGAGAAGTTTTCCCTTCGTTCCGACCGCCCCGTCTTCGCGCCGGGCGATTCCGTCCGGGTCCACGTCAAGGTCCGGGAAGGGGAGAAGGAACGAATCCAGGTCTTCGCGGGCGTCGTGATCGCTCGCCGGGGCGGCGGATCGCGAGAGACGTTCACGGTGCGAAAGATTTCGGGCGGAGTCGGCGTCGAGCGCGTCTTCCCCCTTCACTCTCCCATGATCGAGCGCGTGGACGTGGATCGCCGCGGCGACGTTCGCCGCGCGAAGCTGTACTACCTGAGGGAGCTGAAGGGCAAGGCTGCTCGCATTGAGGAAAAGCGCACGGATTGA
- the trmD gene encoding tRNA (guanosine(37)-N1)-methyltransferase TrmD, which produces MRFDVLTIFPRYFASPLSESLLGKAREKGILEVVVHDIRSWATDSHRKVDDEPYGGGAGMVMMAPVVAAAIEAVRDLPGLPRASTFCLTPDGRRFDHALAAEIAALARCTLVCGRYEGIDHRVAEAGLYDGEISLGDFVLSGGEVAALAVIEASARLAPGFVKEAASVENDSFYRSLLDHPHYTRPAVWRGLAVPEVLLSGHHEKIDAWRREQSERRTRERRPDLLPRPD; this is translated from the coding sequence ATGCGCTTCGACGTCCTGACGATCTTCCCGCGGTATTTCGCGTCGCCGCTCTCGGAGAGCCTGCTCGGCAAGGCGCGGGAGAAGGGAATCCTCGAGGTCGTCGTGCACGACATCCGGAGCTGGGCGACGGATTCTCACCGGAAGGTCGACGACGAGCCGTACGGCGGCGGCGCCGGCATGGTGATGATGGCGCCGGTGGTCGCGGCGGCGATCGAGGCGGTGCGCGACCTCCCGGGTCTCCCTCGCGCCTCGACGTTCTGCCTGACGCCCGACGGACGGCGATTCGACCACGCCCTGGCGGCGGAGATCGCCGCGCTGGCGAGGTGCACGCTCGTTTGCGGCCGGTATGAAGGGATCGACCACCGGGTGGCCGAAGCGGGACTCTACGACGGCGAGATCTCGCTCGGCGACTTCGTCCTGTCGGGGGGAGAGGTCGCGGCGCTGGCGGTCATCGAAGCGTCCGCGCGGCTCGCGCCGGGCTTCGTCAAGGAAGCCGCGTCGGTCGAGAACGACTCCTTCTACCGCTCGCTCCTCGACCACCCGCACTACACGCGGCCCGCGGTCTGGCGCGGGCTCGCCGTCCCGGAAGTGCTGCTTTCCGGGCATCACGAGAAGATCGACGCCTGGCGGCGCGAGCAGTCGGAGCGGCGGACCCGGGAGCGCCGGCCCGATCTCCTGCCGCGCCCCGATTGA
- the rimM gene encoding ribosome maturation factor RimM (Essential for efficient processing of 16S rRNA), protein MSSSGSAADSRRRVGELKRPHGLRGEIAVRPVGDFPGEIRPGAVLSAVGGGRAIRLEVASIRPHGTHLLVKFAGRQRLEDVEELAGLDLTVDRSVLERPAEDFLFDDEVATFSCVDPTGAPLGRAEAFERHGPTCFLRVVRGGAQHLVPFVRPIVREVSRERREIVLDPPEGLFEL, encoded by the coding sequence GTGTCCTCGTCCGGATCCGCGGCTGATTCGCGCCGCCGCGTCGGGGAGCTCAAGCGACCGCACGGCCTGCGCGGCGAGATCGCCGTTCGCCCGGTCGGCGACTTTCCCGGCGAGATCCGGCCGGGAGCGGTTCTTTCCGCCGTCGGCGGCGGGCGCGCGATCCGGCTCGAGGTCGCGTCGATCCGCCCGCACGGCACGCACCTGCTCGTGAAGTTCGCCGGCCGGCAACGCCTCGAGGACGTCGAAGAGCTCGCCGGCCTCGACCTGACGGTCGACCGCTCGGTGCTCGAGCGGCCCGCCGAGGACTTCCTCTTCGACGACGAGGTCGCGACGTTCTCCTGCGTCGACCCGACCGGGGCCCCGCTCGGCCGCGCCGAGGCGTTCGAGAGGCACGGGCCGACGTGTTTCCTGCGCGTCGTCCGCGGGGGCGCGCAACATCTCGTCCCCTTCGTGCGGCCGATCGTCCGCGAGGTGTCCCGGGAACGCCGAGAGATCGTGCTCGATCCGCCGGAGGGGCTCTTCGAGCTCTGA
- a CDS encoding KH domain-containing protein codes for MKDLVETVARALVTRPEDVSVTESEEGGAVTLDVTLSPEDLGRVIGREGRTARALRAFASAAGRKRNQRVLVRIRG; via the coding sequence GTGAAGGATCTCGTCGAGACGGTCGCCCGCGCGCTCGTGACGCGTCCCGAGGACGTGTCGGTGACGGAGAGCGAAGAGGGGGGAGCGGTCACGCTCGACGTCACGCTCTCGCCCGAGGACCTGGGCCGCGTGATCGGCCGGGAGGGCCGGACGGCGCGCGCGCTGCGCGCCTTCGCCTCCGCCGCGGGACGAAAGCGCAACCAGCGTGTCCTCGTCCGGATCCGCGGCTGA
- the rpsP gene encoding 30S ribosomal protein S16, protein MLKIRLRRTGTRNRPYYRIVVSGSRRTPGSEIVEELGFYDAVANPPAVKFDRERARAWIAKGAQPSATIRSLLARTEAAS, encoded by the coding sequence ATGCTGAAGATCCGCCTCCGGCGCACCGGAACGCGCAACCGTCCCTACTACCGGATCGTCGTGTCCGGGAGCCGGCGCACACCCGGTTCCGAGATCGTGGAAGAGCTCGGGTTCTACGACGCGGTCGCCAATCCGCCCGCCGTCAAATTCGACCGCGAGCGCGCGCGCGCCTGGATCGCGAAGGGGGCGCAGCCTTCGGCGACGATCCGCTCGCTCCTCGCCCGGACGGAAGCCGCCTCGTGA
- the ffh gene encoding signal recognition particle protein produces the protein MFEGLGDRLQRVFKELKGEGTLSEFHLETALREIRLSLLEADVSLPVVKSFLAKVKEQALGEKVTTALSPAQEVTRIVRDELVALLGGARADLDVRSRPLSIVLVGLQGSGKTTTAAKLARLLKETRGRHPLLVPCDLARPAAIAQLATLGRKIGVPVFDPAGHGDPVDVARAGAEEARLTGRDAVIYDTAGRLHVDEELMDQVARLKEAIAPQETLFVADAMTGQDAVRSASAFHARLDVTGVIFTKTDGDTRGGAALSIVSTIGRPIKFVGTGEKIEDLEPFHPDRMASRILGMGDMLSLIEKVEQSIDAEDAARIAKKAGAGEFTLEDLRDQLQSLKKMGPLSQVLDFLPKIGPFRQMPSAADMDPKALSRIGAIIDSMTADERRYPQIVNGSRRKRIAKGSGTKVEDVNRLLKQHAQMKKMMKSMKSLGRGLRPRDLKNLSLPGQ, from the coding sequence GTGTTCGAGGGTCTCGGCGACCGGCTGCAGCGGGTCTTCAAGGAGCTCAAGGGCGAGGGAACTCTGTCGGAGTTCCATCTGGAGACCGCTTTGCGCGAAATCCGCCTGTCTCTCCTCGAGGCCGATGTCTCCCTGCCCGTCGTGAAGTCCTTCCTCGCCAAGGTGAAAGAGCAGGCGCTGGGGGAAAAAGTCACGACCGCGCTCTCGCCGGCGCAGGAGGTGACCCGCATCGTCCGCGACGAGCTGGTCGCGCTCCTGGGAGGCGCCCGGGCGGACCTCGACGTGCGGTCGCGTCCGCTCTCGATCGTCCTCGTGGGCCTCCAGGGGTCCGGCAAGACGACGACGGCGGCGAAGCTCGCGCGGCTGCTCAAGGAAACGCGCGGCCGCCATCCGCTCCTCGTCCCGTGCGATCTCGCCCGCCCGGCGGCGATCGCCCAGCTCGCCACGCTCGGCCGGAAGATCGGCGTCCCGGTGTTCGACCCCGCCGGCCACGGCGACCCGGTCGACGTCGCGCGCGCCGGTGCCGAGGAGGCGCGCCTGACCGGACGCGATGCCGTCATCTACGACACGGCGGGCCGGCTGCACGTCGACGAGGAGCTGATGGATCAGGTCGCGCGTCTGAAGGAGGCGATCGCCCCCCAGGAGACCCTCTTCGTCGCCGACGCGATGACCGGCCAGGACGCGGTCCGGTCGGCGTCGGCGTTCCACGCGCGCCTCGACGTCACCGGCGTGATCTTCACGAAGACCGACGGCGACACGCGCGGCGGCGCGGCGCTCTCGATCGTCTCGACGATCGGAAGGCCGATCAAGTTCGTCGGCACGGGCGAGAAGATCGAGGACCTCGAGCCCTTCCACCCGGACCGGATGGCGTCCCGGATCCTCGGCATGGGCGACATGCTGTCGTTGATCGAGAAGGTCGAGCAGTCGATCGACGCGGAAGACGCGGCGCGGATCGCGAAGAAGGCCGGGGCGGGGGAGTTCACGCTCGAGGATCTTCGCGACCAGCTCCAGTCGTTGAAGAAGATGGGCCCGCTGTCCCAGGTGCTCGACTTCCTCCCGAAGATCGGGCCGTTCCGTCAGATGCCGAGCGCGGCCGACATGGACCCGAAGGCGCTCAGCCGGATCGGCGCGATCATCGACTCGATGACGGCGGACGAGCGGCGCTATCCGCAGATCGTCAACGGCAGCCGCCGCAAGCGCATCGCGAAAGGGTCGGGCACGAAAGTCGAGGACGTGAACCGGCTGCTGAAGCAGCACGCCCAGATGAAGAAGATGATGAAGTCGATGAAGAGCCTGGGCCGCGGCCTGCGTCCCCGGGACTTGAAGAACCTGTCGCTGCCCGGCCAGTGA
- a CDS encoding GGDEF domain-containing protein — MAPNVLSAADLLLALTGVGLAIELARVRRRERRSAEMHRELQNAAHAFAESFEPAAIAAHGHEAASRLATLRRFELFLFDENDRVREVWRSGESDASPVREERHPRLQAAITPEQLEPLTATETSRSFAPIDLQDPRRSRTRFHLPLFSGSRAVGYWELEFASPLSRTELERLRAIYRSLTDAVYAERNFRLAARDALSNLFVRRYFDGRLEAEIARSARYGHPLAVAVFDLDHFKAINDAHGHAAGDEVIRAFGRRLQSTLREQDLSARRGGEEFAAYFPETDAAAALAVCERVRRQVAGRPLAWESVEIPLTVSVGVAACRAGDTAESLLARADAALYAAKEGGRNRAIVAGP; from the coding sequence TTGGCCCCCAACGTTCTCTCGGCGGCCGACCTCCTGCTCGCGCTGACCGGCGTCGGGCTCGCGATCGAGCTCGCGCGCGTGCGGCGCCGCGAGCGCCGCTCCGCGGAGATGCATCGCGAGCTCCAGAACGCAGCGCACGCCTTCGCGGAGTCGTTCGAGCCCGCCGCGATCGCGGCGCACGGCCACGAGGCGGCGAGCCGGCTGGCGACGCTGCGGCGCTTCGAGCTCTTCCTCTTCGACGAGAACGACCGCGTGCGCGAGGTCTGGCGCTCCGGCGAGAGCGACGCGTCGCCGGTCCGCGAGGAGCGGCATCCGCGCCTCCAGGCGGCGATCACGCCGGAGCAGCTCGAGCCGCTCACGGCGACCGAGACCTCGCGCTCCTTCGCGCCGATCGATTTGCAGGACCCGCGCCGCTCACGGACGCGGTTCCATCTTCCGCTCTTCTCCGGGAGCCGCGCCGTCGGCTACTGGGAGCTCGAGTTCGCATCTCCACTCTCGCGAACCGAGCTCGAGCGTCTGCGGGCGATCTACCGCTCGCTGACCGACGCGGTCTACGCCGAGCGCAATTTCCGGCTCGCCGCGCGGGACGCGCTCTCGAATCTGTTCGTCCGCCGCTACTTCGACGGGCGCCTCGAGGCGGAGATCGCGCGCTCGGCCCGCTACGGCCACCCGCTCGCCGTCGCCGTCTTCGACCTCGATCACTTCAAAGCGATCAACGACGCCCACGGGCACGCGGCGGGCGACGAAGTCATTCGCGCGTTCGGCCGGCGTCTCCAGTCGACGCTGCGGGAGCAGGACCTCTCCGCGCGCCGCGGCGGCGAGGAGTTCGCGGCGTACTTCCCCGAGACGGACGCGGCGGCGGCGCTCGCCGTGTGCGAGCGCGTCCGCCGGCAGGTCGCCGGCCGGCCGCTCGCCTGGGAATCCGTCGAGATCCCGCTGACCGTCTCGGTCGGCGTCGCGGCGTGCCGCGCGGGTGACACGGCGGAAAGCCTTCTCGCCCGCGCCGACGCGGCGCTCTACGCGGCCAAGGAAGGCGGACGCAACCGTGCTATCGTCGCAGGCCCGTGA
- a CDS encoding thioredoxin fold domain-containing protein, translated as MKRTFTLTVAAALLALAAGLSPAMTGSPLDLARREAAPRHALVVVDFYTDWCAWCRVLDHEVYPDPAVRRQLDRAVFLRLDAEREGADAARRYRVDGFPTIVFIDPEGREIGRIRGFYPAPQFAERARLILDSWR; from the coding sequence GTGAAACGGACCTTCACGCTCACCGTGGCGGCCGCGCTCCTCGCCCTCGCCGCCGGTCTTTCCCCCGCGATGACGGGCTCTCCTCTCGATCTCGCGCGGCGCGAAGCGGCGCCGAGGCACGCCCTCGTCGTGGTCGATTTCTACACCGACTGGTGCGCCTGGTGCCGGGTTCTCGACCACGAGGTCTACCCCGATCCCGCCGTGCGCCGCCAGCTCGACCGCGCGGTCTTCCTGCGCCTCGACGCCGAGCGCGAGGGCGCCGACGCCGCGCGGCGCTATCGCGTCGACGGCTTCCCGACGATCGTGTTCATCGATCCCGAAGGGAGGGAGATCGGACGGATCCGCGGGTTCTACCCGGCCCCGCAGTTCGCCGAGCGCGCGCGCCTGATCCTCGACTCCTGGCGCTGA
- a CDS encoding glycosyltransferase family 4 protein has protein sequence MSRPRVVVAAVHTPFLTGGAERHVERLTEELCAHGVDAELVTMPLFDRTHADLVKSALAWRLGEFTRFAGNDVDALITTRFPSFVARHPRKVAWVIHQHRPVYDQFATAYSDFETHEEDLEIRRMIHRMDVRGLSESRRVFANSKNVAERLARYSGIESEPLYHPPPLAGRYRDDGPGDYALWVGRLERWKRPGLAIGALASAPEASLKVVGEGPERDALAQYSRSIGVAGRCELVGRPSEEELLALFARARVVIVTAADEDYGYVPLEAYLSGKAVLTVRDAGGPLEFVHDGRTGIVTEPDPAALGAALRALWSRTAELAAMARAGRAKVEKISWDDVIARLLAGAGL, from the coding sequence GTGAGCCGGCCGCGGGTCGTCGTTGCCGCGGTGCACACGCCGTTCCTCACGGGAGGCGCGGAGCGGCACGTCGAGCGGTTGACGGAGGAGCTCTGCGCGCACGGCGTCGACGCGGAGCTCGTCACGATGCCCCTGTTCGACCGCACCCACGCGGACCTCGTCAAGAGCGCGCTGGCGTGGCGGCTCGGGGAGTTCACGCGGTTCGCCGGCAACGACGTGGACGCCCTGATCACGACCCGCTTCCCGAGCTTCGTCGCGCGGCATCCGCGGAAGGTCGCCTGGGTGATCCACCAGCATCGTCCCGTCTACGACCAGTTCGCGACGGCGTACAGCGACTTCGAGACGCACGAGGAGGATCTCGAGATCCGGCGGATGATCCATCGGATGGACGTCCGGGGACTCTCGGAGTCGCGCCGCGTGTTCGCCAACTCGAAGAACGTCGCCGAGCGCCTCGCGCGGTACAGCGGGATCGAGAGCGAGCCGCTGTACCACCCGCCGCCGCTCGCGGGACGATACCGCGACGATGGTCCCGGCGATTACGCGCTCTGGGTCGGCCGCCTCGAACGGTGGAAGCGGCCCGGACTGGCCATCGGCGCGCTCGCGAGCGCTCCGGAGGCGAGTCTGAAGGTCGTCGGCGAGGGGCCGGAACGGGACGCGCTCGCGCAATACTCCCGGTCGATCGGCGTCGCCGGCCGTTGCGAGCTCGTCGGCCGGCCCTCCGAAGAGGAGCTCCTCGCGCTCTTCGCCCGGGCTCGCGTCGTGATCGTCACGGCCGCCGACGAGGACTACGGATACGTTCCGCTGGAGGCGTACCTGTCGGGAAAAGCCGTGCTGACGGTCCGCGACGCCGGAGGGCCGCTCGAGTTCGTGCACGACGGTCGAACCGGAATCGTCACCGAGCCCGACCCCGCCGCGCTCGGCGCCGCCCTCCGCGCGCTCTGGTCCCGCACGGCGGAGCTCGCCGCGATGGCGCGGGCCGGGCGCGCGAAGGTCGAGAAGATCTCCTGGGACGACGTGATCGCCAGGCTCCTCGCCGGAGCCGGCCTGTGA
- a CDS encoding methyltransferase domain-containing protein produces the protein MTREDEERLSVERLAQEIRRGVREAAPHADDDGPADSPALRAWAGAERYFVPSVAPGAGLGFVKRAVLRVLRIATRSQGTFNAKLLEGARALERTVETLRSELAEAERRLARQNDVLQARMAAWERPPSAAVPSAPAVGPGAPPIPEGLYARFEEEFRGSEDAIRDRQQGYVDFFRAAPGPVLDCGCGRGEFVALLSASGISARGVDANRVAVTIAQRSGLPVEAGDAFERLRGSRGSLGGVAALQFVEHLDPGAAREFLGLAFDALVPGGRLLLETINPDSLYAMRAYRLDPTHRWPAPAATLSLLARDAGFAEKEVRFLAPVPPEEALEETGENERKLNRWLFGFQDYALFAERPRA, from the coding sequence ATGACACGCGAAGACGAGGAGCGGCTTTCCGTCGAGCGGCTGGCCCAGGAGATCCGCCGCGGCGTGCGCGAGGCGGCGCCGCACGCTGACGACGACGGTCCGGCCGATTCGCCCGCGCTGCGCGCATGGGCCGGAGCGGAGCGCTATTTCGTCCCGTCCGTCGCGCCCGGCGCCGGGCTCGGGTTCGTGAAGCGCGCCGTCCTGCGGGTGCTCCGCATCGCGACGCGCTCCCAGGGAACCTTCAACGCGAAGCTCCTCGAGGGCGCGCGCGCCCTCGAACGCACGGTCGAGACGCTCCGGAGCGAGCTCGCGGAGGCCGAGCGCCGCCTCGCGCGCCAGAACGACGTGCTGCAGGCGCGCATGGCGGCGTGGGAGCGGCCTCCCTCGGCGGCCGTGCCGTCCGCGCCGGCGGTCGGTCCGGGCGCGCCGCCGATCCCGGAGGGTCTCTATGCCCGGTTCGAGGAGGAGTTCCGCGGGAGCGAGGACGCGATCCGGGACCGGCAGCAGGGCTACGTCGACTTCTTCCGCGCGGCTCCCGGTCCCGTCCTGGACTGCGGGTGCGGGCGCGGGGAGTTCGTCGCGCTGCTTTCCGCGTCCGGAATCTCCGCGCGCGGGGTCGACGCGAACCGCGTCGCCGTGACGATCGCGCAACGGAGCGGACTGCCGGTCGAGGCGGGAGACGCGTTCGAGCGCCTTCGCGGATCGCGGGGGAGCCTCGGGGGCGTGGCCGCTCTCCAGTTCGTCGAGCACCTCGACCCCGGCGCCGCGAGAGAGTTCCTGGGACTCGCGTTCGACGCGCTCGTCCCCGGCGGGCGGCTGCTCCTCGAGACGATCAACCCCGATTCGCTCTACGCGATGCGCGCGTACCGGCTCGACCCCACGCACCGCTGGCCGGCGCCCGCGGCGACCCTCTCGCTGCTGGCCCGCGACGCCGGTTTCGCCGAGAAGGAGGTCCGATTCCTCGCTCCGGTCCCGCCGGAGGAGGCGCTCGAAGAAACCGGGGAGAACGAGCGGAAGCTCAACCGCTGGCTCTTCGGCTTCCAGGACTACGCGCTCTTCGCCGAGCGCCCGCGGGCGTGA